CGATCCTGCTGTGCCCGGACGCCGGCTTCATCGCCCAGGTGGAAGCCAGCATCCGGCGCCAGCTCGACGACATGCCGCGCAAGGAGGTGATTGCCGCCTCGCTGTCGGGCCGCGGCGCGCTGATCCAGGTACGCGACATGGACGAGGCGTGCGAGATCGCCAACGACATCGCGCCGGAGCACCTGGAGATCTCGGCCGAGAACCCGCGCCAGTGGGCCGAGCGCATCCGCCATGCCGGCGCCATCTTCCTCGGCAAGTACACCAGCGAGTCGCTGGGCGACTACTGCGCGGGCCCGAACCACGTGCTGCCGACCTCGCGCACGGCGCGCTTCTCGTCGCCGCTGGGCGTGTACGACTTCATCAAGCGCTCCAGTCTGATCGAGGTGAGCGAGGCGGGCGCGCAGATGCTGGGCGAGATCGCCTCCGAACTGGCCTACGGCGAGGGGTTGCAGGCGCATGCCCGCAGCGCTGAATACCGCCTGCAGCGCACCACCACCGAGTGATCCGATCCGCATGACCATGAACGCCAACGCACCTGTCCAGCCCTCTCTCGATGACCTGCTCGGCCGCATCGTGCGCGACGATGTGCGCGCGATGGGCGCGTACCACGTGCCCGACGCCTCCGGCATGGTCAAGCTGGACGCGATGGAGAACCCCTACCATCTGCCGGCCATGCTGCGCGACGCGCTCGGCAAGCGGCTGGCCGAGGTGGCGCTGAACCGCTACCCGGTGCCCACCGCCGACGCGCTCAAGGCCCAGCTCAAGCGCGTGATGCGCGTGCCGGCCGGCGCCGACGTGCTGCTGGGCAACGGCTCGGACGAGATCATCAGCCTGATCGCCATCGCCGCGGCCAAGCCCGGCGCGACCGTGCTGGCGCCGGTGCCGGGCTTCGTGATGTATGCGATGTCGGCGCAGCTGATGGGGCTGAAGTTCGTGGGCGTGCCGCTCAGGGCCGATCTCACCCTCGACCGCGAAGCGATGCTGGCCGCCATGGCCGAGCACCAGCCCGCCGTCATCTACCTGGCCTATCCGAACAACCCGACCGGCAACCTGTTCGACGCGGCCGACATGGATGCGCTCCTCCGCGCCGCGCGCGGGCCGGTGTGCCAGAGCCTGGTGGTGGTCGACGAGGCCTATCAGCCGTTTGCCCAGCACAGCTGGATGCCGCGCCTGCCCGAGTTCGACCACCTGCTGGTGATGCGCACCGTCTCCAAGCTGGGCCTGGCGGGCATCCGCCTGGGCTACGTGGCCGGCCACCCGAAGTGGATCGCCGAGCTCGACAAGGTGCGCCCGCCGTACAACGTGAACGTGCTGACCGAAGCCACCGCCGCGTTCGTGCTCGACCACGTGGACGTGCTCGATGCCCAGGCAGCGACCCTGCGTGCCGAGCGTACCCGGCTGATCGATGCGCTGTCCGCCCAGCCGGGCGTGACGGTGTTCCCGAGCGCCGCCAATTTCCTGCTGCTGCGCGTGCCCGATGCCGCCGGCCTGTTCGAGCGCTTGCTCAAACGGCGGGTCCTGGTCAAAAACGTCAGTAAAATGCACCCGTTGCTGGCCAACTGTCTGCGCGTGACGGTCAGCAACCCCGAAGAAAATGCGCAATTTCTTGATGCCTTTGCCGCATCGCTGCAGGACACCCCATGAGCCGCCGTGCCGAGGTCACTCGCAACACCTCCGAAACGCAGATCCGCGTCGCCCTTGATCTGGACGGCACGGGCAAGCAGACGCTGAATACCGGCGTTCCCTTCCTCGACCACATGCTCGACCAGATCGCCCGTCATGGCATGGTCGACCTGGACGTCACGGCCACCGGCGACACCCACATCGACGATCACCACACCGTGGAAGACGTCGGCATCACGCTCGGCCAGGCGGTCGCCAAGGCTATCGGCGACAAGAAGGGCATCGTGCGCTACGGCCATAGCTACGTGCCGCTGGACGAAGCCCTGTCGCGCGTGGTGATCGACTTCTCCGGCCGTCCGGGCCTGGAGTTCCACGTGCCGTTCACGCGGGCGCGCGTGGGCAGCTTCGACGTGGACCTGTCCATCGAATTCTTCCGCGGGTTCGTCAACCATGCCGGCGTGACGCTGCATATCGACAACCTGCGCGGCGTCAACGCGCATCACCAGATCGAAACCGTGTTCAAGGCCTTCGGCCGCGCGCTGCGCATGGCGGTGGAGATCGATCCGCGTGCCGCCGGCACGATCCCGTCGACCAAGGGCGCGCTCTGATTCCACGCATCGGCACGGCCGCGCCCGCCCGATACCTGACCGGCCACCCGATCCCATGGATCTGACCAAGAGCTTCTTTTCGCTGCTGGCACTGATCAACCCGATCGGGGCGATCCCGTTCTTCATCAGTTTGACCGAGAGCCAGACGGATGAGGAAAAGCGGCGCACGATCAAGACCGCGTCGGTTTCGGTGGCGCTGGTGATCGGCATCAGCGCGCTGCTGGGCGAGCAGATCATCGGTTTCTTCGGTTTTTCGGTCGGCTCGCTGCAGGTGGGCGGCGGGATCATCATGATCATGATCGCGCTGAACATGCTGAACGCGCAGACCAGCCGCACCAAGGCCACGCCGGAGGAAGAGGACGAGGCCGGCGTGCGGGCCAGCATCGCGGTGGTGCCGCTGGCGATCCCCTTGCTGACGGGCCCGGGCTCGATCAGCACGGTGATCGTCTACGCGGGCAAGACTCAGCACTGGTACGAGCTGCTCTTCCTGGCCGGCGTGGGCGTGCTGATCGCGCTGGTGGTGTGGATCGTGCTGCGCGCAGCCGAGCCGATCGCCCGCGTGATCGGCCGCACCGGTATCAACGTCGGCACGCGCCTGATGGGGTTGATCCTCGCGGCGCTGGCCGTGGAATTCATCGTCGACGGGCTGAAAACCCTGTTGCCTGTTCTCAAATCATGACTACGATTGCAATTGTCGATTACGGCATGGGCAACCTGCGCTCGGTGGCGCAGGCCCTGCGTACCGTTGCCCCGGACGCCGATGTGCGCATCAGTGCGCAGGCCGACGAGATCCGGGCCGCTGACCGGGTGGTGCTGCCGGGGCAGGGCGCCATGCCCGACTGCATGGCGGCCTTCGACCAGTCCGGACTGCGCGAAGCCGTGCTCGAGGCCGCGCGCACCAAGCCGATGCTCGGCGTGTGCGTGGGCGAACAGATGCTGCTGGAGCGCAGCGCCGAGGCGCGCGCCGGCGAGGCGTTCACGGCGGGCCTGGGGCTGATTTCCGGCGATGTGATCCGCTTCGACCTGGACGGCCGGTTGCAGCCGGACGGTTCGCGGTACAAAGTGCCTCAGATGGGCTGGAACCGCGTGCACCAGAGCCGAACCCATGCGCTGTGGGCCGGCGTGCCGGACCAGAGCTACTTTTACTTCGTGCACAGTTACTATGCACGGCCGGCGCACCCCGACGAATCGGTCGGGGAGACCGAATACGGTGTGCGGTTTACCTGCGCCATTGCCCGGGATAATATTTTCGCAACACAGTTTCACCCGGAAAAAAGTGCGCAGGCCGGCTTGCAGATCTACCGGAATTTCGTGCACTGGAAGCCCTGACGTCGTTCGTCACAGACGCACCCGTTTTTTCGAACCTGTTTTTTATTTTTCCCCCTCAACTTTGTCGTCACGCTTATGTTGCTCATCCCGGCCATCGACCTGAAGGACGGTCAGTGTGTGCGCCTCAAACAAGGCGATATGGATCAAGCCACCGTGTTCTCGGAAGACCCCGCCGCCATGGCGCGGCATTGGGTCGACCAGGGCGCGCGCCGGCTGCATCTGGTCGATCTGAACGGCGCCTTCGTGGGCAAGCCCCGCAACGAGGCGGCGATCAAGGCCATCATCGCCGAGGTGGGCAGTGAGATTCCGGTGCAGCTCGGCGGCGGCATCCGCGATCTCAACACCATCGAACGCTGGCTGGACGACGGGCTGTCGTACGTCATCATCGGCACGGCGGCGGTCAAGAATCCGGGCTTCCTGCAGGACGCCTGCACCGCGTTCGGCGGCCACATCATCGTTGGGCTCGATGCCCGCGACGGCAAGGTGGCGACCGACGGCTGGAGCAAGCTGACCGGCCATGAAGTGGTGGATCTGGCCCGCAAGTACGAAGACTACGGCGTCGAATCCATCATCTACACCGACATCGGCCGCGATGGCATGCTGCAGGGCATCAATATCGACGCGACGGTCAAGCTGGCGCAGTCGGTGTCGATCCCGGTGATCGCCAGCGGCGGCCTGTCCAGCCTGAAGGACATCGACCACCTGTGCGCCGTGGAGAGCGAGGGCGTGGAGGGCGTGATCTGCGGGCGCGCCATCTACTCGGGCGACCTCAATTTCCGGGAAGCGCAGGACCACGCGGACAAGCTCGGCGCGGCCTAAGCGGTCTCTCCCGGGCCCGCCGGGTCCGGGTCTTTAGGGCATTCCGGGCGTATCGACGCCTGCCTCATCATGCTAGCCAAACGAATCATCCCCTGCCTGGACGTGACCAACGGCCGGGTGGTCAAGGGCGTCAATTTCGTCGAATTGCGCGACGCGGGCGACCCCGTCGAGATCGCGCGCCGTTACGACGAGCAGGGCGCCGATGAAATCACTTTTCTCGACATCACCGCGACGTCCGACGGGCGCGACCTGATCCTGCACATCATCGAAGCGGTGGCGTCGCAGGTGTTCATTCCGCTGACTGTCGGCGGCGGCGTGCGCGCGCTCGAAGATGTGCGCCGGCTGCTGAACGCGGGTGCCGACAAGATCAGCATGAACTCGTCCGCGGTGGCGAATCCGCAGCTGGTGTCGGACGCCAGCGCTCGCCACGGCGCGCAGTGCATCGTGGTGGCCATCGATGCCAAGAAGGTGTCGGCCGACGGCGAGCCGCCGCGCTGGGAAGTCTTCACGCACGGCGGGCGCAAGGCGACCGGCCTCGATGCCGTGGCCTGGGCCCGCGAGATGGCGCGACGCGGCGCTGGCGAGATCCTGCTGACCAGCATGGACCGCGACGGCACCAAGAGCGGCTTCGATCTGGAACTGACGCGCGCGGTGTCGGATGCTGTGCCGGTGCCGGTCATTGCCTCGGGCGGGGTCGGCAACCTGCAGCATCTGGCCGACGGCATCAAGCTGGGGCATGCCGACGCGGTGCTCGCCGCGAGCATCTTCCACTACGGCGAACACACGGTCGGCGAGGCCAAGCGGTTCATGGCGCAACAAGATATTCCGGTGCGGATGTGATCATGTCCAGGAAATGGCTCAACAAGGTGAAGTGGGACGATCACGGGCTGGTGCCGGTCATCGTGCAGGAGCAGGGCAGCAATGACGTCCTGATGTTTGCCTTCATGAACCGCGAAGCGCTGCAGAAGACGGTCGAGACCGGCGAGGCCGTGTTCTGGTCGCGCTCGCGCAAACGCCTGTGGCACAAAGGCGAGGAGTCCGGCCACATCCAGCAGGTGCACGAGATTCGCCTCGACTGCGACGAAGACGTGGTCTTGCTCCGCGTCACGCAGGTCGGCGGCATCGCCTGCCATACTGGTCGCCACGCGTGCTTCTTCCAGAAATTCGAGGGCACCGCGGAGGACGGCGATTGGCACACCGTCGAACCCGTGCTCAAGAATCCTGACGACATCTACGCCGGCAAGCCCGGCCACAACCATGAGTGACACCCTGCGCCGCCTGGGCGAGGTGCTCGAATCCCGCAAGCTCGCCAACGGCGGTGACCCGGAGAAGAGCTACATCGCCCGTCTGTTCCACAAGGGCGACGACGCCATCCTCAAGAAGATCGGCGAAGAGGCCACCGAGACCGTGATGGCCGCCAAGGACGCCCGCGCCGCCGGCATGACCGACGAGGCGCGCGGCAAGGTCGTCTACGAGGTGGCCGACCTGTGGTTCCACACCATGGTGCTGCTGTCGCACTTCGACCTGACGCCCGACGACGTGGTCAACGAACTGGCGCGCCGCGAAGGGCTCTCGGGCCTGGAGGAGAAGGCGCTGCGCAAGTCGCAGGCGCGCGATGCGGCCGGTGACTGAGGCCGCGGGTGACTGACACGGCGGCCGATCGCCGCAGGGAGGCAGCGTGGACAAATACGGATCGGCGATGGCGCTGACGGACGATGCGGAACGGCTGGCCGGACTGCGGCGGCTGACCCACATCCTGTATGCGCTGTACGCCATTTTCTGGCTGACCGGCGGCATCACCGCACTGATTGCCATCATCGTCGGATACGTGAAGCGCGACGATGTGCGGGGCACGCTGTACGAATCGCATTTCCGCTGGCAGATCCGTTCGTTCTGGTGGTGCGTATTGTGGGGTGTGATCGGCGTGCTGCTGATCCCGCTGGCCTTTCTCGGCTTCGCCGTACTGTGGGCCCTGGGCATCTGGATGCTGTATCGTATCGTGAAGGGCTGGCTGTATCTCAACGACAGCAAGCCGATGTACGCCAATCCGTAACATCAATCATGGCGCCGCCATCGCTGCGGTGCCGCCAGCCGTACTTACGTGGGAGTAGGACATGGGTTCCTTTAGCATTTGGCACTGGCTGATCGTGCTGCTGATCATCATGATGGTGTTCGGCACCAAGAAGCTGCGCAACATCGGTTCGGACCTCGGCAGCGCGGTCAAGGGCTTCAAGGAAGGCATGCGTGAAGGCTCGGAAGACAAGCCGGCCGGTTCGCAGCAAGGGCAGCAGGCCGCCGGCCAGCCGCCGCGCGAACTGCACGATTCGACGACCATCGACGTCGAAGCGCGCGACAAGTCCAAGCAAGGCTGACCGTTTGCGCACCGCTGACCGATGATCGATCTCGGCATCTCCAAGCTGGCGCTGATCGGCGCGGTGGCGCTGGTCGTCATCGGGCCGGAGCGCCTGCCCAAGGTGGCACGCACGGCCGGGGCCCTGATCGGCCGCGCGCAGCGCTATATCGCCGACGTGAAGGCCGAAGTCAGCCGCGAGATCGAACTCGAGGAGCTGCGCAAGATGCGCACCGAGTTCGAGGAGGCCGCGCGCAATGTCGAGCAGACCATCCACCAGGAAGTCAGCCGGCACACCTCCGAGATCAATGAGCGCCTGAACGAGGCGCTCGGCGATCCGGCATCGCGCCAGACGGCCACGCAGGCCGCCGAGTGGCGCCCGGCGCCGGCCAAGTCGCGCAACGGCCGCAACAGCTGGCGCAACAAGCAGCTGGCGATGCCGAAATGGTATCGCCGCAAGCAGGGCGTGCGCATGTGGGCACAGTCCGGCGCCGCGCGCGTCAAGCGCCACCGTCCGCCCATCGTCGCCGCGCAGTCGCGCGGCCGGTCCTTCTTCGAATGAATGATCGTCCGGGTGCCGCCGATGCGGCGCCCCGACCGCTTCCCATCCCCGTCGACATGAGTGCCGCTCCGCACGATCCGCACGATTCGCCCGAGGACGGCGCACCGGAAACCTTCATCTCGCACCTGGTCGAGCTGCGCGAGCGCATCGTCAAGGCCGGCGCGGGCGTGATGCTGATCTTCCTGGGCCTGGTGTACTGGGCGCCCGACATCTTCAACCTGTTCTCGCGTCCGCTGATGCAGGCGCTGCCCAAGAACGGCCACATGATCGTCACCGATGTCACCGGCTCGTTCTTCGTGCCGATGAAGGTGACGCTGCTGGTGGCCTTCCTGGTCGCGCTGCCGTGGGTGCTGTACCAGATCTGGCGTTTCGTGGCGCCGGGGTTGTACGCGCACGAGAAGCGCATGGTCCTGCCGCTGGTGGTGAGCAGCTACGTGCTGTTCCTGTGCGGCGTGGCGTTCGCGTACTTCCTGGTCTTCCCGACCGTGTTCAAGTTCATGGCGCACTACAACGCGCCGCTGGGCGCGGAGATGTCGACCGACGTCGACAAGTACCTCAGCTTCGCCATGACCACCTTCCTGGCCTTCGGCATCACCTTCGAGGTGCCGGTGGTGGTGATCGTGCTGGTGCGCTTCGGCATCGTCAGCCTGGAGAAGCTGCGGCAGATCCGGCCGTACGTGGTGGTGGGGGCGTTCGTGATCGCGGCCGTCGTCACGCCGCCGGATGTGATGTCGCAGCTGTTGCTGGCCGTGCCGCTGTGGCTGCTGTACGAGCTGGGCCTGATCCTGGCCGCGATCTTCATCCGCAAGACCGCGGTGCCCGACACCGAGACGGAACATCTTCCGGTGGTGAAGGACTGATCGACTGATTCGCGGGTCACCCAACCGTCATCCAAAAGAAAAGGCAGCCGAGGCTGTAATGCCGTTCAGTTAAGCCTGAACGGCATTTTTCATTGGAGGAGGCGAAGTGGTTGTAAACGGCGAGTTGGGCTGTTAACGTTTCGGCTGCGATGCTTGCCAGCCACCTCACCTATCTGCTCGAAGCACAACAGCCGGCCGATCTGAGCCGGCTGGCAGAGCATCTGCCCTACGAGTGGATCGAGCGCGCGGTGACAGCGACAGGCACGGCAAGCATCCGGCGCCGGCGCTTGCCCGCCGAGCAAGTAGTCTGGCTGGTGATTGCCCTGGCGATGTACCGTCACTGGTCGATCAGCGAAGTGGTAGACAGCCTTGATCTGGCCCTGCCCAACGAGAGCGCCGCCCTTGTCAGCAAGAGCGCAATCACCCAAGCGCGCGAGCGGATTGGCCAGGCACCGCTGGCGTGGCTGTTCAAGCGGACGGCGCAAGCATGGACGCTGCAGGATGGAGCCCGTCATGCGATCAAGGGCTTGAGCCTGTGGGCGATCGACGGCACTACGCTGCGCACCGCCGACAGCCCCGCCAACCGCGAGCACTTCGGCGCGCAAGGCTATGCCAGCGGCAAGGTGGCCAGCTATCCGCAGGTACGGGCGGTCACGCTCACCGCCATCCCGACGCATCTGGTGGCCGACATCCGCTTCGGCCGCTATGACACCAACGAGATGGTGTATGCCAAGGACCTGCTGCCCGAGATTCCGGACGATTCCCTGACGGTCTTCGATCGCGGCTTTGTGAGCGCCGAGATCCTGTGCAGCCTGACGATGAACGGCCGCAACCGCCACTTCCTGATTCCCGCCAAGTCCAACACGCGCTGGGAAGTCATCGCCGGCAGCGCTGAAGATGCGATGGTGCGCATGCGCACCTCGCCGCAAGCGCGCAAGAAGTGCCCGCAACTGCCCGAATACTGGGACGCGCGGGCGGTGCGCACCATCGATGCACGCGGGCGCGAGCGGGTGCTGCTGACCTCGTTGACCGATCGGCGGCGCTTCAAACCATCCGATCTGGCGGCCTGCTACAGCCGCCGCTGGCAGATCGAAACCAGCTATCAGGAACTGAAACAGTCCATGCTTGGCATGGAGTTGACCTTGCGCAGCCGCACGGTCGAGCGGGTGTATCAGGAAATCTGGGGCGCGCTGATCGCCTACAACCTGATTCGCCGGGAGATCGCCTGTGCCGCTCAGGAGGCCAAGCTCGCACCGGCCGACATCAGCTTCGTGCGCGCCTTGCACACGATCCAGCACGAAATGATGTGGGCCGCCTTGACCCCCGCATACGCCAAGCTACCCGACTGCCTCAAGCGCCTGCGCGAACGGCTCAAGTCCTTGCCCAACGAAAAACGACCCGGCCGCTCTTGCAACCGGGTCGTCAAATCTCGCCCTTCTCGTTACTCCGTCCGATACATCAAACGGGACCTTAACTGAACGGCATTACAGCCGAGGCTGCCTTTTTTGCTGCGTGGCGGATGCCGGTCACGCCGCGAACAGCCAGAACTGCTCGCGCGGGAAGGTCAGCGCGTACTCGCCGTCGCCGGGTGCATTGCTGGCGTAGGCGCGCAGGCCGGTGCCGGCCGCGCCGGTGCCGCGGAACAGGCATTCCCAGCGGTCGCCCAGATACATGCGCGTGGCCAGCGGCAGGCGGATGGTGTTGTCGGCGTTGTCCAGGCCGACGCGCACCTGTTCCAGCCGGATCACGCCATGCGCCGTCGCGCCGGGCTTCAGGTCGCCGCGCGCCACGCCCCACAGCGACCAGCCGCCGGCTTCGTCCACCAGCCGCGCCATGCCGTCGCGCACTTCGGCGATCTTGCCGTTGATGCGGTTGTTGCTGCCCATGAACTCGGCGGTAAACAGCGTTTCCGGCGCGCCGTACATCTGCTCGGGCGTGCCCTGCTGTTCGATCACGCCGTTGTTGAGCAGCAGGATGCGATCCGACATCGCCATCGCCTCGCCCTGGTCGTGCGTGACCATCAGTGCCGACAGGCCCAGGCGCACGATCAGCTCGCGCAGGAAGGCGCGGGCCTCTTCGCGCAGCTTGGCGTCGAGGTTGGACAGCGGCTCGTCCAGCAGGATCACGGGCGGGTTGTACACCAGCGCGCGGGCGATCGCCACGCGCTGCTGCTGGCCGCCGGAGAGCTGGCTCGGGAAGCGCTCGCCCAGGTGGCCGAGGCCGAGCTGCTGCAGCACGGCCTGCACGCGTTCCTTGATCTGCGCGGGCGGCGTCTTGCGCAGCTTGAGCGGGTAGGCGACGTTCTCGGCGACGGTCTTGTGCGGCCACAGCGCGTAGGACTGGAACACCAGGCCCAGGTTGCGCGCCTCGGCCGGCACGTCCAGGCCGGCGGCGTCGTCGAACATCACGCGCTCGCCGATCTTGACCGTGCCGCTGCTGGCCTGCTCCAGGCCGGCGACGGCGCGCAGCAGTGTGGTCTTGCCCGAGCCCGACGGGCCCAGCAGCGACACCACTTCGCCCTTCTGCAACTGCATCGAGACACCCTTGAGCACCGGGTTGTTGCCGTATTCCAGGTGCAGGTCGTTGAC
The sequence above is a segment of the Ralstonia nicotianae genome. Coding sequences within it:
- the hisC gene encoding histidinol-phosphate transaminase; amino-acid sequence: MTMNANAPVQPSLDDLLGRIVRDDVRAMGAYHVPDASGMVKLDAMENPYHLPAMLRDALGKRLAEVALNRYPVPTADALKAQLKRVMRVPAGADVLLGNGSDEIISLIAIAAAKPGATVLAPVPGFVMYAMSAQLMGLKFVGVPLRADLTLDREAMLAAMAEHQPAVIYLAYPNNPTGNLFDAADMDALLRAARGPVCQSLVVVDEAYQPFAQHSWMPRLPEFDHLLVMRTVSKLGLAGIRLGYVAGHPKWIAELDKVRPPYNVNVLTEATAAFVLDHVDVLDAQAATLRAERTRLIDALSAQPGVTVFPSAANFLLLRVPDAAGLFERLLKRRVLVKNVSKMHPLLANCLRVTVSNPEENAQFLDAFAASLQDTP
- the hisB gene encoding imidazoleglycerol-phosphate dehydratase HisB; the protein is MSRRAEVTRNTSETQIRVALDLDGTGKQTLNTGVPFLDHMLDQIARHGMVDLDVTATGDTHIDDHHTVEDVGITLGQAVAKAIGDKKGIVRYGHSYVPLDEALSRVVIDFSGRPGLEFHVPFTRARVGSFDVDLSIEFFRGFVNHAGVTLHIDNLRGVNAHHQIETVFKAFGRALRMAVEIDPRAAGTIPSTKGAL
- a CDS encoding MarC family protein, which gives rise to MDLTKSFFSLLALINPIGAIPFFISLTESQTDEEKRRTIKTASVSVALVIGISALLGEQIIGFFGFSVGSLQVGGGIIMIMIALNMLNAQTSRTKATPEEEDEAGVRASIAVVPLAIPLLTGPGSISTVIVYAGKTQHWYELLFLAGVGVLIALVVWIVLRAAEPIARVIGRTGINVGTRLMGLILAALAVEFIVDGLKTLLPVLKS
- the hisH gene encoding imidazole glycerol phosphate synthase subunit HisH, with amino-acid sequence MTTIAIVDYGMGNLRSVAQALRTVAPDADVRISAQADEIRAADRVVLPGQGAMPDCMAAFDQSGLREAVLEAARTKPMLGVCVGEQMLLERSAEARAGEAFTAGLGLISGDVIRFDLDGRLQPDGSRYKVPQMGWNRVHQSRTHALWAGVPDQSYFYFVHSYYARPAHPDESVGETEYGVRFTCAIARDNIFATQFHPEKSAQAGLQIYRNFVHWKP
- the hisA gene encoding 1-(5-phosphoribosyl)-5-[(5-phosphoribosylamino)methylideneamino]imidazole-4-carboxamide isomerase produces the protein MLLIPAIDLKDGQCVRLKQGDMDQATVFSEDPAAMARHWVDQGARRLHLVDLNGAFVGKPRNEAAIKAIIAEVGSEIPVQLGGGIRDLNTIERWLDDGLSYVIIGTAAVKNPGFLQDACTAFGGHIIVGLDARDGKVATDGWSKLTGHEVVDLARKYEDYGVESIIYTDIGRDGMLQGINIDATVKLAQSVSIPVIASGGLSSLKDIDHLCAVESEGVEGVICGRAIYSGDLNFREAQDHADKLGAA
- the hisF gene encoding imidazole glycerol phosphate synthase subunit HisF, which produces MLAKRIIPCLDVTNGRVVKGVNFVELRDAGDPVEIARRYDEQGADEITFLDITATSDGRDLILHIIEAVASQVFIPLTVGGGVRALEDVRRLLNAGADKISMNSSAVANPQLVSDASARHGAQCIVVAIDAKKVSADGEPPRWEVFTHGGRKATGLDAVAWAREMARRGAGEILLTSMDRDGTKSGFDLELTRAVSDAVPVPVIASGGVGNLQHLADGIKLGHADAVLAASIFHYGEHTVGEAKRFMAQQDIPVRM
- the hisI gene encoding phosphoribosyl-AMP cyclohydrolase, coding for MSRKWLNKVKWDDHGLVPVIVQEQGSNDVLMFAFMNREALQKTVETGEAVFWSRSRKRLWHKGEESGHIQQVHEIRLDCDEDVVLLRVTQVGGIACHTGRHACFFQKFEGTAEDGDWHTVEPVLKNPDDIYAGKPGHNHE
- a CDS encoding phosphoribosyl-ATP diphosphatase, with amino-acid sequence MSDTLRRLGEVLESRKLANGGDPEKSYIARLFHKGDDAILKKIGEEATETVMAAKDARAAGMTDEARGKVVYEVADLWFHTMVLLSHFDLTPDDVVNELARREGLSGLEEKALRKSQARDAAGD
- a CDS encoding DUF4870 family protein, with the protein product MALTDDAERLAGLRRLTHILYALYAIFWLTGGITALIAIIVGYVKRDDVRGTLYESHFRWQIRSFWWCVLWGVIGVLLIPLAFLGFAVLWALGIWMLYRIVKGWLYLNDSKPMYANP
- the tatA gene encoding Sec-independent protein translocase subunit TatA yields the protein MGSFSIWHWLIVLLIIMMVFGTKKLRNIGSDLGSAVKGFKEGMREGSEDKPAGSQQGQQAAGQPPRELHDSTTIDVEARDKSKQG
- the tatB gene encoding Sec-independent protein translocase protein TatB codes for the protein MIDLGISKLALIGAVALVVIGPERLPKVARTAGALIGRAQRYIADVKAEVSREIELEELRKMRTEFEEAARNVEQTIHQEVSRHTSEINERLNEALGDPASRQTATQAAEWRPAPAKSRNGRNSWRNKQLAMPKWYRRKQGVRMWAQSGAARVKRHRPPIVAAQSRGRSFFE
- the tatC gene encoding twin-arginine translocase subunit TatC, whose protein sequence is MSAAPHDPHDSPEDGAPETFISHLVELRERIVKAGAGVMLIFLGLVYWAPDIFNLFSRPLMQALPKNGHMIVTDVTGSFFVPMKVTLLVAFLVALPWVLYQIWRFVAPGLYAHEKRMVLPLVVSSYVLFLCGVAFAYFLVFPTVFKFMAHYNAPLGAEMSTDVDKYLSFAMTTFLAFGITFEVPVVVIVLVRFGIVSLEKLRQIRPYVVVGAFVIAAVVTPPDVMSQLLLAVPLWLLYELGLILAAIFIRKTAVPDTETEHLPVVKD
- a CDS encoding IS4 family transposase, with translation MLASHLTYLLEAQQPADLSRLAEHLPYEWIERAVTATGTASIRRRRLPAEQVVWLVIALAMYRHWSISEVVDSLDLALPNESAALVSKSAITQARERIGQAPLAWLFKRTAQAWTLQDGARHAIKGLSLWAIDGTTLRTADSPANREHFGAQGYASGKVASYPQVRAVTLTAIPTHLVADIRFGRYDTNEMVYAKDLLPEIPDDSLTVFDRGFVSAEILCSLTMNGRNRHFLIPAKSNTRWEVIAGSAEDAMVRMRTSPQARKKCPQLPEYWDARAVRTIDARGRERVLLTSLTDRRRFKPSDLAACYSRRWQIETSYQELKQSMLGMELTLRSRTVERVYQEIWGALIAYNLIRREIACAAQEAKLAPADISFVRALHTIQHEMMWAALTPAYAKLPDCLKRLRERLKSLPNEKRPGRSCNRVVKSRPSRYSVRYIKRDLN
- a CDS encoding ABC transporter ATP-binding protein, whose translation is MIELTVNDLHLEYGNNPVLKGVSMQLQKGEVVSLLGPSGSGKTTLLRAVAGLEQASSGTVKIGERVMFDDAAGLDVPAEARNLGLVFQSYALWPHKTVAENVAYPLKLRKTPPAQIKERVQAVLQQLGLGHLGERFPSQLSGGQQQRVAIARALVYNPPVILLDEPLSNLDAKLREEARAFLRELIVRLGLSALMVTHDQGEAMAMSDRILLLNNGVIEQQGTPEQMYGAPETLFTAEFMGSNNRINGKIAEVRDGMARLVDEAGGWSLWGVARGDLKPGATAHGVIRLEQVRVGLDNADNTIRLPLATRMYLGDRWECLFRGTGAAGTGLRAYASNAPGDGEYALTFPREQFWLFAA